One window from the genome of Hyalangium gracile encodes:
- a CDS encoding flavodoxin domain-containing protein: MRVLVTWGSKHGGTEGIAHILGDALRQRGFDVATAPVDEVTKLDSYQAVIIGGALYANLWPANVRRFIHRHTAELRGVPVWFFSSGPLDDSAEHEAIPPTSQVSVLAERIGAKGHITFGGRLERDVKGFPASAMAEKRSGDWRNPERIRAWAATLADELPRATPGRPVTHRAGSVARLLAHGVVGGALCASVMLGLLQVMSLTGARIVHVFAAPLIFTAIAWLYFRPRGAREPRQVALVWTVCVALLELLIVGGPTQGGLRMFASILGTWVPYVLIFFATWGTGAMMSMMPFPKGEPRQGHA, from the coding sequence ATGCGTGTACTCGTCACCTGGGGTTCGAAACACGGCGGCACCGAAGGGATCGCCCACATCCTCGGAGACGCACTCCGACAGCGAGGATTCGACGTTGCCACTGCCCCCGTGGACGAGGTCACGAAGCTCGACTCGTACCAGGCGGTGATCATCGGAGGAGCGCTCTACGCCAACCTGTGGCCCGCCAACGTGCGACGGTTCATCCATCGCCACACCGCGGAGCTGCGCGGGGTGCCCGTCTGGTTCTTCTCCAGCGGACCGCTCGACGACTCGGCGGAGCACGAGGCCATCCCGCCCACCAGCCAGGTGAGCGTCCTCGCCGAGCGGATAGGGGCCAAGGGGCACATCACCTTCGGTGGTCGCCTCGAGCGTGATGTCAAGGGCTTCCCCGCCAGCGCCATGGCCGAGAAGCGGAGCGGTGACTGGCGCAACCCCGAGCGCATCCGGGCCTGGGCCGCCACGCTCGCCGACGAGCTCCCACGCGCGACTCCCGGCAGGCCCGTCACTCATCGCGCCGGCTCCGTTGCCCGCCTGCTCGCTCACGGTGTCGTGGGAGGGGCTCTGTGCGCGAGCGTGATGCTCGGCCTCCTCCAGGTCATGAGCCTCACCGGCGCGCGGATCGTCCACGTCTTCGCCGCACCGCTCATCTTCACGGCGATCGCCTGGCTCTACTTCCGCCCGCGCGGCGCTCGCGAGCCCCGGCAGGTCGCCCTCGTCTGGACGGTCTGCGTTGCCCTGCTGGAGCTGCTCATCGTCGGCGGGCCCACACAGGGCGGTCTGCGGATGTTCGCGAGCATCCTGGGAACGTGGGTGCCCTACGTGCTCATCTTCTTCGCCACCTGGGGTACCGGGGCGATGATGTCGATGATGCCGTTTCCCAAGGGCGAGCCGAGGCAGGGCCACGCCTGA
- a CDS encoding cation-translocating P-type ATPase: MATPATGANTSNPRAWHALPPEAALAALGSREEQGLSTSEAQARLARHGPNVLARQRGPGVLTLLWRQLNSPIVYLLLGSAALAVALGKVLDGLVVLGAVVVNAFIGFLQEFRAGKAIEALSRMVPQDAQVIRDGRTQSISSSALVPGDVVLLASGDRVPADARLLSSRNLQVEEAALTGESVPSRKATTPVSEESSIGDRHSMAFGGTLVTSGTGRALVVATGQATELGRINHMLQEATELQTPLTRALAAVGKWLTLAVLAISAVLLAVSLLRGYSVADGVLVAITLAVATIPEGLPAIITIALAIGVQRMAARHAVIRKLPSVETLGSTTVICSDKTGTLTRNEMTVQSLATLADTYALSGVGYAPVGQLSSSQKGPLTSAPADLQALVEAGALCGDASVYTEGKQWSLSGDPTEGALVVAAMKAGVDVEALRRAWRRLDAIPFESEHQFMATLHARPESDGRVVFMKGAPEVVLRRCNLPASARQGVMSRVSAMASEGMRVLAMAHKPLGASASALGAADVEEGFELLGLQGMMDPPRPEAIEAVRTCHAAGVTVKMITGDHLGTAEAIGKQLGLLGAGGKGMAGSALAHLDDAGLRQAAAETHVFARVAPEHKLRLVKALQQQGHVVAMTGDGVNDAPALKQSNVGIAMGITGTAVSKEAADVVLADDNFASIASAVEEGRRIYDNLIKSLAFVLPTNLGLGLILIAAVAFFPVLSIGGESVPLMPMLPTQLLWVNLVASVALSLPLAFEVREPDAMKRPPRAPDTPILGRFVIFRTLLVAFLMAAGAVGLFLWEYWAEVPHRGHEVALREAQTMAVTTVVFFQIFYLLNCRSLRASVFQVGFFSNRTVFAGIGALLLLQMGFIYLPFMQTVFGTAALPLEALGLSALVATVILPLISLEKALRNRSAVRAGPPARTFIPRRLPTS, encoded by the coding sequence ATGGCGACTCCCGCGACTGGCGCGAACACCTCGAACCCTCGTGCCTGGCATGCACTGCCCCCCGAAGCGGCGCTGGCCGCGCTCGGCTCCCGCGAGGAGCAGGGGCTCTCGACGAGCGAGGCCCAGGCCCGCCTGGCCCGGCACGGCCCGAACGTCCTCGCGCGCCAACGAGGGCCGGGCGTGCTGACGCTCCTCTGGCGGCAGCTCAACAGCCCCATCGTCTACCTCCTGCTGGGCTCCGCGGCGCTCGCGGTGGCCCTGGGCAAGGTGCTCGATGGGCTGGTGGTGCTCGGCGCCGTGGTGGTCAATGCCTTCATCGGCTTCCTGCAGGAGTTCCGCGCCGGCAAGGCCATCGAGGCGCTCTCCCGCATGGTGCCGCAGGATGCGCAGGTCATCCGGGATGGGCGCACGCAATCCATCTCCTCCTCGGCGCTGGTGCCGGGGGACGTGGTCCTCCTCGCCTCTGGAGACAGGGTGCCCGCGGACGCGCGCCTGCTCTCGTCCAGGAACCTTCAGGTGGAGGAGGCGGCGCTGACCGGGGAGTCGGTTCCCTCGCGGAAGGCCACCACTCCCGTGAGCGAGGAGTCCTCCATTGGAGACAGGCACAGCATGGCCTTTGGCGGCACGCTGGTGACGTCCGGCACGGGCCGGGCCCTGGTGGTGGCGACAGGGCAGGCGACGGAGCTGGGCCGCATCAACCACATGCTCCAGGAGGCGACGGAGCTGCAGACTCCGCTCACGCGGGCGCTCGCCGCCGTCGGCAAGTGGCTGACCCTGGCGGTGCTGGCGATCTCCGCGGTGCTGCTGGCCGTGAGCCTGCTGCGCGGCTACTCGGTCGCTGACGGCGTGCTGGTGGCCATCACCCTGGCCGTCGCGACCATTCCCGAGGGCCTGCCCGCCATCATCACCATCGCGCTGGCCATCGGCGTCCAGCGGATGGCGGCGCGCCATGCCGTCATCCGCAAGCTGCCCTCCGTCGAGACGCTGGGCAGCACCACCGTCATCTGCTCCGACAAGACGGGGACGCTGACGCGCAACGAGATGACGGTCCAGTCGCTCGCCACGCTCGCAGACACCTACGCGCTCTCGGGGGTGGGCTATGCCCCCGTGGGACAGCTCTCGTCCTCGCAGAAGGGGCCTCTCACGAGCGCGCCCGCGGACCTCCAGGCGCTGGTGGAGGCGGGCGCCCTCTGCGGCGATGCGTCGGTCTACACCGAGGGCAAGCAGTGGAGTCTCAGCGGAGACCCCACCGAAGGCGCCCTGGTCGTCGCGGCGATGAAGGCCGGCGTCGACGTCGAGGCGCTCCGCCGCGCCTGGCGCCGCCTGGATGCCATCCCCTTCGAGTCCGAGCATCAGTTCATGGCCACCCTCCATGCGAGGCCCGAGAGCGACGGTCGCGTGGTGTTCATGAAGGGAGCGCCGGAGGTGGTCCTCCGGCGGTGCAACCTGCCCGCGAGCGCCCGGCAGGGAGTCATGAGCCGTGTCTCGGCCATGGCCTCCGAGGGCATGCGTGTCCTGGCCATGGCGCACAAGCCCCTGGGCGCCTCCGCCAGCGCGTTGGGGGCCGCGGACGTGGAGGAGGGCTTCGAGCTGCTCGGGCTTCAGGGGATGATGGACCCGCCGCGGCCCGAGGCGATCGAGGCCGTGAGGACCTGCCATGCCGCCGGAGTCACCGTGAAGATGATCACCGGCGACCACCTGGGCACCGCCGAGGCCATCGGCAAGCAGCTGGGGCTGCTCGGGGCGGGAGGCAAGGGGATGGCTGGCTCGGCGCTCGCGCACCTGGACGACGCGGGACTTCGCCAGGCCGCCGCGGAGACCCACGTGTTTGCCCGCGTGGCGCCCGAGCACAAGCTGCGGCTGGTGAAGGCCCTTCAGCAGCAGGGGCACGTCGTCGCGATGACGGGGGATGGTGTCAACGACGCCCCCGCCCTCAAGCAGTCGAACGTGGGGATCGCCATGGGCATCACCGGCACGGCGGTCTCGAAGGAAGCGGCGGACGTCGTGCTGGCGGACGACAACTTCGCCTCCATCGCCTCCGCGGTGGAGGAGGGCCGACGCATCTACGACAACCTCATCAAGTCCCTGGCCTTCGTCCTGCCCACCAACCTGGGGCTGGGGCTCATCCTCATCGCCGCGGTGGCGTTCTTCCCGGTGCTGTCCATCGGTGGCGAGAGCGTTCCGCTCATGCCCATGCTGCCCACGCAGCTGCTCTGGGTGAACCTCGTCGCCTCCGTGGCGCTCTCGCTCCCCCTGGCCTTCGAGGTGCGGGAGCCGGATGCGATGAAGCGCCCACCGCGTGCGCCCGATACTCCCATCCTCGGGCGCTTCGTCATCTTCCGCACCCTGCTGGTGGCCTTCCTCATGGCCGCCGGCGCGGTGGGGCTCTTCCTCTGGGAGTACTGGGCGGAGGTGCCGCATCGGGGGCATGAGGTGGCCCTGCGCGAGGCGCAGACGATGGCGGTGACGACCGTCGTCTTCTTCCAGATCTTCTACCTGCTCAACTGCCGCTCGCTCCGTGCGTCCGTCTTCCAGGTGGGCTTCTTCTCCAACCGCACGGTGTTTGCCGGCATCGGCGCCCTCCTCCTTCTGCAGATGGGCTTCATCTATCTGCCCTTCATGCAGACGGTGTTCGGAACGGCGGCGCTCCCGCTGGAGGCCCTCGGCCTGTCGGCGCTCGTCGCCACCGTCATCCTGCCGCTGATCAGCCTGGAGAAGGCGCTCCGCAACCGGAGCGCCGTGAGAGCCGGTCCCCCGGCCCGGACGTTCATCCCCCGGAGGCTCCCCACCTCTTGA
- a CDS encoding glycosyl hydrolase family 28-related protein, translated as MPLLAVALVLTPRMHLLAQTWNAADVMGPDGIIYPDWTWAGVPNGIPTQLTSCGSVTSHGAVANDNQDDAAALEAAAEACGQAGGGAVSIPAGTFHLDRPIFIKRSNVVLRGAGRALTKLLFRFAAPTQNVAFFFPPGVSGNTLAKNNWLEVHADPANLQRLTLKAGGVVVTEKKRANDTWGATFSVRATGSALAAQAGYGTNKQLVAEAEYPSGVITLPLTVTLNNVNDANAIPSPSQGYLGAINFLGPGRVGGHVPADPGCAAWTDDGDGGHRPHPGGERRGGDLRSRHDPLERRGGQQVHDEHELPPLPGAHHRRQRRHADAQPAPAHRLPHGGRQLRPGVHPADGQWRGVALAGADE; from the coding sequence ATGCCCTTGCTGGCCGTAGCGCTGGTCCTCACCCCGCGCATGCACCTGCTCGCGCAGACCTGGAATGCCGCCGACGTGATGGGGCCTGATGGAATCATCTATCCGGACTGGACCTGGGCGGGGGTGCCCAACGGCATCCCGACGCAGCTGACCTCTTGTGGCTCGGTGACGAGCCATGGGGCCGTGGCCAACGACAACCAGGATGACGCCGCGGCGCTGGAAGCGGCCGCGGAGGCTTGTGGGCAGGCGGGAGGCGGAGCCGTCTCCATTCCCGCCGGCACGTTCCACCTCGATCGGCCCATCTTCATCAAGCGCTCGAACGTGGTGCTGCGCGGCGCGGGGCGGGCCTTGACGAAGCTTCTCTTCCGGTTCGCCGCGCCGACCCAGAACGTCGCCTTCTTCTTCCCGCCGGGCGTCAGCGGCAACACGCTCGCAAAGAACAACTGGCTGGAGGTCCACGCCGATCCCGCCAACCTCCAGCGCCTCACCCTCAAGGCGGGGGGAGTGGTCGTGACCGAGAAGAAGCGCGCGAATGACACCTGGGGAGCGACGTTCTCGGTGCGCGCCACGGGCAGCGCGCTGGCGGCCCAGGCGGGCTACGGCACCAACAAGCAGCTCGTGGCGGAGGCGGAGTACCCCAGCGGCGTCATCACCCTGCCGCTCACCGTCACGCTGAACAACGTCAACGACGCCAACGCCATCCCCAGCCCGAGCCAGGGCTACCTCGGGGCCATCAACTTCCTGGGGCCAGGCCGCGTGGGGGGGCACGTTCCTGCTGACCCAGGATGCGCTGCGTGGACAGACGACGGTGACGGTGGGCACCGGCCACACCCTGGCGGTGAACGACGCGGTGGAGATCTTCGCTCCCGCCACGACCCGCTGGAACGACGAGGTGGGCAACAAGTGCACGACGAGCACGAACTTCCGCCGCTACCAGGCGCGCATCACCGGCGTCAGCGGCGGCACGCTGACGCTCAACCAGCCCCTGCGCATCGACTTCCCCACGGTGGACGGCAGCTACGTCCAGGAGTTCACCCCGCTGATGGGCAATGGCGTGGAGTCGCTCTCGCTGGAGCAGACGAATGA
- a CDS encoding carbohydrate binding domain-containing protein has product MGNGVESLSLEQTNDVWTSGIIFSWSWGSWARDVEVKKAGRFPLYFSPAKFCEVRDSVLDDAWYKGEGGTAYVGFEYAYDCLMDQVTARGMRHAPLLQWSSAGNVVRRGTFVDSDAQWHAGWTNENLFEQNVQESNRGNGGYGYGMWSSPPEDKNHGPNGPRNVVYNNDVTSPLLGAWLGGQNRGWIFAHNRIQADSGPGLLAKNHSSDHVITGNVLALKEAGEGARLETNDCTGVKLTLNAQYGTATESHSGEVAPALAQGNTALDVLTAVPFTNPGFESGWTGWTLTTGETMSQVSPDAAHQGTQGLRVTDASSTQGSSVHSAPFSVQAGHVYGLRYWQRIVSGGNSGMGVYWLFYNGAGQEVARQSYNLPAGGTWRPVFIRETAPPNATSARIWLHSYSNGLLTADFDDFTLGELTDELTNAGFESGLSAWTAADGGMSQALASAAYSGNLGLRVNDGNGPLRSSLSSGELAAQAGWTYQVRFWSRQVSGAGISVQLRFLDSAHQELVVTGRRLPDVAEWREYTHRAEAPAGTAFVQVWIRSEENAVVTADLDDFALAEVPPRPQPAVPSIFEWQRNPVFPMASPGFESNLGAWDMTNDQGMSQVVAAAARTGNQGLRVSSVAGSGGSSALSAPFFVQPGKTYRTQFWSRIFAGSSGMGVYLKFYDAQGLEVTAATRNRTVPNSATSWTSFQLDATATSNAVTARIWLHSYNAATVSADFDDFEFRRL; this is encoded by the coding sequence ATGGGCAATGGCGTGGAGTCGCTCTCGCTGGAGCAGACGAATGACGTCTGGACCAGCGGCATCATCTTCTCCTGGTCGTGGGGGAGCTGGGCCCGGGACGTGGAGGTCAAGAAGGCGGGGCGGTTCCCGCTCTACTTCAGTCCCGCCAAGTTCTGCGAGGTGCGCGACAGCGTGCTCGACGATGCCTGGTACAAGGGGGAGGGCGGCACCGCCTACGTCGGCTTCGAGTATGCCTACGACTGCCTGATGGATCAGGTCACCGCCCGTGGGATGCGGCACGCGCCGCTGCTCCAGTGGTCCTCGGCTGGCAACGTGGTGCGGCGCGGCACGTTCGTGGACAGCGACGCGCAGTGGCATGCCGGGTGGACGAACGAGAACCTCTTCGAGCAGAACGTCCAGGAGTCCAACCGCGGCAACGGTGGCTATGGCTATGGCATGTGGTCCTCGCCGCCGGAGGACAAGAACCATGGGCCCAATGGCCCGCGCAACGTCGTCTACAACAACGACGTGACGTCGCCCCTGCTCGGGGCCTGGCTGGGAGGCCAGAACCGCGGCTGGATCTTCGCGCACAACCGCATCCAGGCGGACTCCGGCCCCGGCTTGCTCGCCAAGAACCACAGCAGCGATCACGTCATCACCGGCAACGTCCTGGCCCTGAAGGAGGCCGGCGAGGGAGCCCGCCTGGAGACCAACGACTGCACCGGGGTGAAGCTCACCCTCAATGCGCAGTACGGGACGGCCACGGAGAGCCACAGCGGCGAGGTGGCTCCCGCGCTGGCGCAGGGCAACACCGCGCTGGACGTGCTGACGGCGGTCCCCTTCACCAACCCTGGCTTCGAGAGTGGCTGGACGGGCTGGACGCTGACCACGGGCGAGACGATGAGCCAGGTGTCACCCGACGCTGCCCACCAGGGGACTCAGGGGCTGCGCGTCACCGATGCGAGCAGCACCCAGGGCTCCTCGGTCCACTCCGCTCCCTTCAGCGTCCAGGCCGGCCACGTCTACGGCCTTCGCTACTGGCAGCGCATCGTCAGTGGCGGCAACAGCGGGATGGGCGTCTACTGGCTGTTCTACAACGGCGCGGGCCAGGAGGTGGCTCGGCAGAGCTACAACCTCCCCGCGGGGGGGACCTGGCGGCCCGTCTTCATCCGAGAGACCGCGCCGCCCAACGCCACCTCCGCCCGGATCTGGCTGCACTCCTACTCGAATGGTCTCCTCACCGCCGACTTCGACGACTTCACGCTCGGAGAGCTCACCGACGAGCTGACCAACGCCGGGTTCGAGAGCGGGCTGAGCGCCTGGACGGCGGCCGACGGTGGGATGAGCCAGGCCCTGGCGAGCGCGGCGTACAGCGGCAACCTGGGCCTGCGGGTGAACGATGGCAACGGTCCCCTGCGGTCCTCGCTGAGCTCCGGCGAGCTCGCCGCCCAGGCCGGGTGGACCTACCAGGTTCGCTTCTGGAGCCGCCAGGTGTCTGGCGCCGGCATCTCCGTCCAGCTGCGGTTCCTCGACAGCGCTCACCAGGAGCTCGTCGTCACGGGCAGGCGCCTGCCGGACGTAGCTGAGTGGCGCGAGTACACCCACCGGGCGGAGGCCCCCGCAGGCACTGCCTTCGTGCAGGTGTGGATCCGCTCGGAAGAGAACGCCGTGGTCACCGCGGACCTCGATGACTTCGCCCTGGCGGAGGTGCCGCCTCGGCCCCAGCCCGCCGTGCCCTCCATCTTCGAGTGGCAGCGCAACCCTGTCTTCCCGATGGCCAGCCCGGGCTTCGAGTCCAACCTCGGCGCCTGGGACATGACGAACGATCAGGGCATGAGCCAGGTCGTGGCCGCCGCCGCGCGCACGGGAAACCAGGGGCTGCGGGTGTCGAGTGTCGCAGGCTCCGGAGGCTCCTCGGCATTGAGCGCACCGTTCTTCGTCCAGCCCGGGAAGACGTACCGGACGCAGTTCTGGAGCCGCATCTTCGCTGGGAGCAGCGGCATGGGCGTCTACCTGAAGTTCTACGATGCGCAGGGGCTGGAGGTGACGGCCGCCACGCGGAACCGCACCGTGCCGAACAGCGCGACGTCCTGGACGTCCTTCCAGTTGGACGCGACCGCGACGTCCAATGCGGTGACGGCGCGCATCTGGCTGCACAGCTACAACGCGGCCACGGTCAGCGCGGACTTCGACGACTTCGAGTTCCGACGCTTGTAG
- the nhaR gene encoding transcriptional activator NhaR produces MAWLNYHHLLYFWTTARLGSIALASKELHLSQPTISTQIKLLEDSLGAELLQREGRKLVLTEMGHMVFRYADEIFRMGKELQLAVEGKAVGKRTRFVVGITDVIPKLVSERLLQPAFAAVPNLQLDCREGPLEQLLAQLALHELDVVISEVPATDEVKVRVFNHSLGETGISFFGSPKLAELRKGFPASLEGAPVLLPAQDSAVRRALDSWLEAKGIRPNLVAEFEDSALLKVFGQRGMGVFVAPTAIEAEVCRQYDVVVLGRTEDIKERFFAISVERKLKHPGVVAIAQAARTQLFA; encoded by the coding sequence ATGGCCTGGCTCAACTACCACCACCTGCTCTACTTCTGGACGACGGCGCGCCTGGGGAGCATCGCCCTCGCCAGCAAGGAGCTGCACCTGTCCCAGCCCACCATCAGCACGCAGATCAAGCTGCTGGAGGACTCGCTGGGCGCGGAGCTGCTCCAGCGCGAGGGACGCAAGCTCGTCCTCACGGAGATGGGGCACATGGTGTTCCGGTACGCGGACGAGATCTTCCGCATGGGCAAGGAGCTGCAGCTCGCGGTGGAAGGAAAGGCCGTCGGCAAGCGGACACGCTTCGTGGTGGGCATCACGGACGTGATTCCGAAGCTCGTCTCCGAGCGCCTGCTCCAGCCCGCCTTCGCCGCGGTGCCCAACCTCCAGCTGGACTGCCGGGAGGGGCCACTGGAGCAGCTGCTCGCCCAGCTCGCGCTGCACGAGCTGGATGTCGTCATCTCGGAGGTTCCCGCGACGGACGAAGTCAAGGTGCGCGTCTTCAACCACAGCCTGGGAGAGACGGGCATCTCGTTCTTCGGGTCCCCGAAGCTCGCCGAGCTCCGGAAGGGGTTTCCGGCCTCTCTCGAGGGCGCGCCCGTCCTGCTCCCGGCCCAGGACTCGGCGGTCCGTCGCGCGCTCGACTCGTGGCTCGAGGCGAAGGGCATCCGCCCCAACCTGGTGGCCGAGTTCGAGGACAGCGCGCTGCTGAAGGTGTTCGGCCAGCGCGGCATGGGCGTCTTCGTGGCTCCGACGGCCATCGAGGCCGAGGTCTGCCGTCAGTACGACGTGGTGGTGCTGGGGCGGACGGAGGACATCAAGGAGCGCTTCTTCGCCATCTCCGTCGAGCGGAAGCTGAAGCACCCGGGCGTGGTGGCCATCGCCCAGGCCGCCCGCACCCAGCTCTTCGCTTGA